In the Amblyraja radiata isolate CabotCenter1 chromosome 12, sAmbRad1.1.pri, whole genome shotgun sequence genome, GGAGATGATGGAAAAGGAGGGTCCACCATCGGCCGGGCGGAGGGCGGGTCCGCTACAACGGGTGTGCTATCTCCCTGACATTTCTCTCCGTTCTGTCTTCGCAACAGGTCTGACCGATGTGTAGCCAGCCCGCGGGCCTGCTCCGCTCGCTGTCAGATGGAAGCCCCGACCGCCGTGGATTCGCCCTTCTCTCTCCAGCTCGCCCACGACAGAGGGCGGCAGCGGATTGATCCTGACTCGGGAGAGATGCAGCCGGGTCCGGTGCTCTCCATCGACCAGATCCGGTCCATCCGGGCCAACAACGACTACGTGGAGCGGCCCATGGTGACCATTGCAAGGGTTGCAACCAGCAGCCCGTCCAGCTCGGCGCAGAAGGGGGAGAGGACGGCAGAGCCCAGCCTCGCTGGGGTGGGGGCGCGCTCCTCGGCGCAGCTCCATCACCACGTTCAGCAGCACTTGAGTCGATCCACCAGTACTGTCAGCTCGGCATCCCGGAGCAGCACCACGTCCGAGCACAGACTGCTGGTCAGCGTGAGCTCGTCGCCTTCTGTCCAAGGAATTATCAGGGCGCAGCCCAAGGCTGACTTCAAAGCCAACTTTACCAAGGCTCCAGGCGCCGAGGACTGGAGCCAACACTCGCTGCGGTGCGAGGAGTGCGGGAAGTGCAAGTGCGGCTCCTGCACCGCCCCGAGGACTCTGCCTTCGTGCTGGCTCTGTGACCAGAGGTGCCTTTGCTCATTCCAGAGCGCCCTGGAGTACGGCACTTGTGTCTGCTGTGTCAAGGGCCTCTTCTACCATTGCTCCAACGACGACGAGGATAATTGTGCGGACAACCCGTGCTCCTGCAGCCAAGGCAACTGCTGCGCTCGTTGGACCGCCATGGGCCTCATCTCTATCTTCCTGCCCTGCTTATGGTGCTATTTGCCGGCTAAAGGATGCCTTCGACTCTGCCA is a window encoding:
- the LOC116979057 gene encoding protein sprouty homolog 2-like — encoded protein: MEAPTAVDSPFSLQLAHDRGRQRIDPDSGEMQPGPVLSIDQIRSIRANNDYVERPMVTIARVATSSPSSSAQKGERTAEPSLAGVGARSSAQLHHHVQQHLSRSTSTVSSASRSSTTSEHRLLVSVSSSPSVQGIIRAQPKADFKANFTKAPGAEDWSQHSLRCEECGKCKCGSCTAPRTLPSCWLCDQRCLCSFQSALEYGTCVCCVKGLFYHCSNDDEDNCADNPCSCSQGNCCARWTAMGLISIFLPCLWCYLPAKGCLRLCQGCYDGVKRPGCRCKNSNTVCRKVSNAPCPKTFDKPL